A region of Periophthalmus magnuspinnatus isolate fPerMag1 chromosome 13, fPerMag1.2.pri, whole genome shotgun sequence DNA encodes the following proteins:
- the mcamb gene encoding melanoma cell adhesion molecule b isoform X2 gives MAARDTSSLLVVGLLLFFHTWGAWAIAEVNMEDRVDVRLDDTAQINCMFSTEDGLGGTIIQWFYVTRTGEKQRIYYLESGLSYPEKGTPFSDRISVNGTGATEGVVLTINKVQLKDELEFICYVKSLTDGTAEGRTKLRVFQTPATPTIVGVQKGISIQEESMSKIGTCEVTNGYPKPNITWYKDNTPMRSIPGEVNVLPSITIESTGLYSVKSELAMKVVKEDADAHFYCEVTYFAPGEETMMVETSPINITVYYPHTDIIMWVESPKGKIKEGDNVVIQCSGNGNNPYTTFSIKGGENLSADTSELVVENITRLDSGKYECFALDMESFEEISTNITVFVNYLEDVVIKPGKIMEVPQGDEREATCNALSSLPTQTAWFKNGEEVVKGHTLALKDATFDTAGTYVCVVTAEEVEGLERSGTMRVYIEGQPVILTPDITEMEESPEKTVDLNCYVQGYPYPTVTWSTSEGKILPATSETETDDGVISTASVKVTGDIIVFCNATNSLGEDSVTFNIKAKGSGVIIAVIIICILLLAILGSVLYFLYKKGKICGRSGKQDLSKGKAGKDNIVVEMKSDNTEEAVLLGVNGEKQLPSDQ, from the exons CATGGGCCATCGCAGAGGTGAACATGGAGGACAGAGTGGATGTGAGGCTGGATGACACTGCACAGATCAACTGCATGTTCTCTACAGAAGATGGACTTGGGGGAACCATTATTCAGTGGTTTTAT GTGACGCGGACGGGAGAGAAGCAGCGGATCTACTACCTAGAGAGTGGCTTGAGCTACCCAGAGAAAGGAACGCCCTTCTCAGACAGGATCAGTGTGAATGGGACTGGGGCTACTGAAGGGGTGGTGCTAACTATCAACAAAGTTCAGTTAAAAGACGAATTAGAATTCATTTGTTATGTCAAAAGTCTCACTGACGGCACCGCAGAGGGGAGGACTAAGCTCAGAGTCTTCC AAACCCCAGCCACGCCCACCATTGTAGGAGTACAAAAAGGGATCTCCATCCAGGAAGAGTCTATGTCGAAA atCGGGACCTGTGAAGTCACCAATGGCTATCCGAAGCCAAATATCACATGGTACAAAGACAACACACCAATGCGCAGCATTCCCGGGG AAGTTAATGTTTTGCCTAGCATCACAATCGAGTCCACTGGGTTGTACTCAGTGAAAAGTGAATTGGCCATGAAGGTTGTGAAAGAGGATGCAGATGCCCACTTCTATTGTGAGGTTACGTACTTTGCTCCTGGGGAGGAGACTATGATGGTCGAGACCAGCCCTATCAACATTACGGTGTACT ATCCACACACAGATATAATTATGTGGGTAGAGTCACCAAAAGGTAAAATCAAGGAGGGCGACAATGTGGTGATCCAGTGTTCTGGTAATGGCAATAATCCATACACCACCTTCTCTATAAAGGGCGGGGAG aATTTATCAGCAGATACCAGTGAATTAGTGGTTGAAAACATCACCCGCCTGGACTCAGGGAAGTACGAATGTTTTGCTCTGGACATGGAAAGCTTTGAAGAAATCAGTACAAACATTACAGTATTTGTCAACT ATCTAGAGGATGTTGTGATTAAGCCTGGGAAAATCATGGAGGTGCCTCAAGGAGATGAAAGGGAGGCAACATGCAATGCCCTGTCCTCTTTGCCCACGCAAACAGCCTGGTTTAAG AATGGGGAGGAGGTTGTGAAAGGTCACACTTTGGCCTTAAAGGATGCTACATTCGACACTGCTGGGACTTATGTGTGCGTAGTGACTGCAGAAGAGGTggagggactggagaggagcGGGACAATGCGAGTTTACATTGAGG GCCAACCTGTGATCCTGACTCCAGACATTACTGAAATGGAGGAGAGTCCGGAAAAGACAGTGGATCTCAACTGCTATGTCCAAGGATACCCTTACCCCACTGTCACCTGGTCCACTTCAGAGGGAAAG ATCCTGCCTGCAACTTCAGAAACAGAGACCGACGATGGGGTCATCAGTACGGCCAGTGTCAAGGTAACGGGTGACATCATTGTCTTCTGCAACGCCACCAACTCTTTAGGAGAGGACTCTGTGACCTTCAACATCAAAGCTA AGGGCAGTGGTGTTATCATTGCAGTCATCATCATATGTATCCTGCTGCTGGCCATTTTGGGCAGTGTACTCTACTTCCTTTACAAAAAGGGCAAGATATGTGGCCGATCAGGCAAACAAGACct aaGTAAAGGAAAGGCTGGTAAAGACAACATTGTTGTGGAGATGAAGAGTGACAACACAGAGGAAGCAGTGCTTCTTGGTGTGAATGGAGAGAAGCAACTTCCCAGTGATCAG TGA
- the mcamb gene encoding melanoma cell adhesion molecule b isoform X1: MAARDTSSLLVVGLLLFFHTWGAWAIAEVNMEDRVDVRLDDTAQINCMFSTEDGLGGTIIQWFYVTRTGEKQRIYYLESGLSYPEKGTPFSDRISVNGTGATEGVVLTINKVQLKDELEFICYVKSLTDGTAEGRTKLRVFQTPATPTIVGVQKGISIQEESMSKIGTCEVTNGYPKPNITWYKDNTPMRSIPGEVNVLPSITIESTGLYSVKSELAMKVVKEDADAHFYCEVTYFAPGEETMMVETSPINITVYYPHTDIIMWVESPKGKIKEGDNVVIQCSGNGNNPYTTFSIKGGENLSADTSELVVENITRLDSGKYECFALDMESFEEISTNITVFVNYLEDVVIKPGKIMEVPQGDEREATCNALSSLPTQTAWFKNGEEVVKGHTLALKDATFDTAGTYVCVVTAEEVEGLERSGTMRVYIEGQPVILTPDITEMEESPEKTVDLNCYVQGYPYPTVTWSTSEGKILPATSETETDDGVISTASVKVTGDIIVFCNATNSLGEDSVTFNIKAITHTTPETNSPTIIPSTTVTTDSSVKLQTVSPNQLKKEGSGVIIAVIIICILLLAILGSVLYFLYKKGKICGRSGKQDLSKGKAGKDNIVVEMKSDNTEEAVLLGVNGEKQLPSDQ, from the exons CATGGGCCATCGCAGAGGTGAACATGGAGGACAGAGTGGATGTGAGGCTGGATGACACTGCACAGATCAACTGCATGTTCTCTACAGAAGATGGACTTGGGGGAACCATTATTCAGTGGTTTTAT GTGACGCGGACGGGAGAGAAGCAGCGGATCTACTACCTAGAGAGTGGCTTGAGCTACCCAGAGAAAGGAACGCCCTTCTCAGACAGGATCAGTGTGAATGGGACTGGGGCTACTGAAGGGGTGGTGCTAACTATCAACAAAGTTCAGTTAAAAGACGAATTAGAATTCATTTGTTATGTCAAAAGTCTCACTGACGGCACCGCAGAGGGGAGGACTAAGCTCAGAGTCTTCC AAACCCCAGCCACGCCCACCATTGTAGGAGTACAAAAAGGGATCTCCATCCAGGAAGAGTCTATGTCGAAA atCGGGACCTGTGAAGTCACCAATGGCTATCCGAAGCCAAATATCACATGGTACAAAGACAACACACCAATGCGCAGCATTCCCGGGG AAGTTAATGTTTTGCCTAGCATCACAATCGAGTCCACTGGGTTGTACTCAGTGAAAAGTGAATTGGCCATGAAGGTTGTGAAAGAGGATGCAGATGCCCACTTCTATTGTGAGGTTACGTACTTTGCTCCTGGGGAGGAGACTATGATGGTCGAGACCAGCCCTATCAACATTACGGTGTACT ATCCACACACAGATATAATTATGTGGGTAGAGTCACCAAAAGGTAAAATCAAGGAGGGCGACAATGTGGTGATCCAGTGTTCTGGTAATGGCAATAATCCATACACCACCTTCTCTATAAAGGGCGGGGAG aATTTATCAGCAGATACCAGTGAATTAGTGGTTGAAAACATCACCCGCCTGGACTCAGGGAAGTACGAATGTTTTGCTCTGGACATGGAAAGCTTTGAAGAAATCAGTACAAACATTACAGTATTTGTCAACT ATCTAGAGGATGTTGTGATTAAGCCTGGGAAAATCATGGAGGTGCCTCAAGGAGATGAAAGGGAGGCAACATGCAATGCCCTGTCCTCTTTGCCCACGCAAACAGCCTGGTTTAAG AATGGGGAGGAGGTTGTGAAAGGTCACACTTTGGCCTTAAAGGATGCTACATTCGACACTGCTGGGACTTATGTGTGCGTAGTGACTGCAGAAGAGGTggagggactggagaggagcGGGACAATGCGAGTTTACATTGAGG GCCAACCTGTGATCCTGACTCCAGACATTACTGAAATGGAGGAGAGTCCGGAAAAGACAGTGGATCTCAACTGCTATGTCCAAGGATACCCTTACCCCACTGTCACCTGGTCCACTTCAGAGGGAAAG ATCCTGCCTGCAACTTCAGAAACAGAGACCGACGATGGGGTCATCAGTACGGCCAGTGTCAAGGTAACGGGTGACATCATTGTCTTCTGCAACGCCACCAACTCTTTAGGAGAGGACTCTGTGACCTTCAACATCAAAGCTA tcacacacaccacaccagAAACCAATAGCCCCACCATAATCCCCTCCACCACCGTTACTACTGATTCTTCAG TCAAACTCCAAACAGTTTCTCCAAACCAACTCAAGAAAG AGGGCAGTGGTGTTATCATTGCAGTCATCATCATATGTATCCTGCTGCTGGCCATTTTGGGCAGTGTACTCTACTTCCTTTACAAAAAGGGCAAGATATGTGGCCGATCAGGCAAACAAGACct aaGTAAAGGAAAGGCTGGTAAAGACAACATTGTTGTGGAGATGAAGAGTGACAACACAGAGGAAGCAGTGCTTCTTGGTGTGAATGGAGAGAAGCAACTTCCCAGTGATCAG TGA